A window from Saprospiraceae bacterium encodes these proteins:
- a CDS encoding SusD/RagB family nutrient-binding outer membrane lipoprotein, whose amino-acid sequence MKKLIILFILIVNFGCSEYVDDAFLNPNASTTAKPETVLPSIEANIARGYQFDSRFLGRYVHYWTITTSGGTWDRMGYDPGSDNGGDKWRSHYWTSGINVLNMIADAEKEGQLDFAGAGHAIMAHGWLTLTDYHGEVILNEAFNTSALTFKFDPQEQVYQKALAECDFAIQKLNKAKEKGASESFKKADFWMNKGNLDQWIKYTNGIRAKVLHRYSLKSSYKPDDVIKAVDAALANENDDVMINFENNPISTLSANFYGPIRQNLPAYRASDLIIRYMDGTVFTGAIDPRMAYIFKPSTDNKFRGVRVASGEATSVPAAQKTFNFYGFVATASPAAGIDTASRTYFKNRSPFPIMTYAELQFIKAEAAFLKGDKATALAAYKNGIRGNMNALLKHFTGYTTMTTAQIEDFINKVSPANSSDLTLSTIMMQKFVALWGYGFEETWVDLRRYQYSPDIYATFQFPTTIYPDNGGLPVQRVRPRYNSEYLWNFTELGLIGANDANYHTKPVWFSQK is encoded by the coding sequence ATGAAAAAGTTAATAATCTTATTTATTTTGATAGTAAATTTTGGTTGCTCAGAATATGTGGATGATGCATTTCTCAATCCCAATGCAAGCACAACAGCTAAGCCTGAGACAGTCCTTCCATCTATTGAGGCCAATATAGCCAGAGGGTACCAATTTGACTCCAGATTTTTGGGCAGATATGTGCATTACTGGACAATCACTACCTCCGGCGGTACATGGGACAGGATGGGTTACGATCCGGGATCAGACAATGGTGGCGATAAGTGGAGAAGTCATTATTGGACATCCGGTATTAATGTATTGAATATGATTGCCGATGCAGAAAAAGAAGGTCAGCTGGATTTTGCTGGAGCAGGCCACGCCATCATGGCACATGGCTGGTTGACTTTGACAGATTACCATGGTGAAGTCATCCTAAACGAAGCCTTCAATACCAGTGCACTAACTTTCAAATTTGACCCTCAGGAACAAGTGTATCAAAAAGCCCTTGCTGAGTGCGATTTTGCCATTCAAAAACTGAATAAAGCCAAAGAAAAAGGAGCATCAGAATCCTTCAAAAAAGCAGACTTCTGGATGAACAAAGGCAATCTGGATCAATGGATAAAGTATACGAACGGTATCAGAGCAAAGGTGCTGCACAGATACTCCTTAAAATCATCCTACAAACCGGATGATGTCATAAAGGCAGTCGATGCTGCACTGGCTAATGAAAACGACGATGTGATGATCAATTTCGAAAATAATCCAATCAGCACTCTATCAGCTAACTTCTACGGACCAATCAGACAGAATTTACCGGCTTACAGAGCTAGTGATTTAATCATAAGGTATATGGATGGAACCGTATTTACAGGTGCAATAGATCCGCGGATGGCATATATCTTTAAACCGTCCACCGATAATAAATTTAGAGGAGTCAGAGTAGCATCAGGCGAAGCAACGAGTGTACCTGCAGCCCAGAAAACATTTAATTTTTATGGATTTGTGGCAACAGCATCTCCTGCAGCTGGTATAGATACTGCTTCCCGGACCTATTTTAAAAACAGATCACCTTTTCCTATTATGACTTATGCTGAGCTACAGTTTATCAAAGCAGAAGCTGCATTTTTGAAAGGAGACAAAGCTACAGCATTGGCCGCATACAAAAATGGAATCAGGGGTAATATGAATGCGCTGCTCAAACATTTTACAGGATACACAACAATGACCACAGCTCAGATTGAAGATTTCATCAATAAGGTGAGCCCAGCTAATTCATCAGACCTTACTCTAAGTACCATCATGATGCAAAAGTTCGTGGCCCTTTGGGGATACGGCTTTGAAGAAACGTGGGTAGACCTAAGAAGATATCAGTATAGTCCGGATATTTATGCTACTTTCCAATTTCCAACAACAATTTACCCTGACAATGGAGGATTGCCAGTACAAAGGGTAAGGCCTAGATACAATTCAGAATATTTATGGAATTTTACCGAATTGGGTTTAATTGGCGCTAATGATGCAAATTATCACACTAAACCTGTATGGTTTTCTCAAAAATAA
- a CDS encoding DUF4397 domain-containing protein, translating to MKIKISKILYSLFAFTLLISCEKNLIDQNQEWQFANENASNIKIINTYSHVLKTATTTRFLGYLNNNLIMGNGLAAPGVWPGSTYAQVNPGTGNILLLQDRKVAAVGTTPASIAPPIAGDTAILKSVTLDAKKYYSIFMAGDSIARDLVVVEDKLEALDTVTYALRFTNLVVASPAQPVRLFSRREGKDIFTNIDYKQVTNFVKLKYDTTVDTLDVFSGTTRLYSINGSPKGRGKMYTVYTQGKTGVRTPTVNWYTNK from the coding sequence ATGAAAATTAAAATATCTAAAATATTATATAGTCTCTTTGCTTTCACATTATTGATATCCTGTGAAAAAAATCTTATTGATCAAAACCAGGAATGGCAATTTGCAAATGAAAATGCTTCGAATATTAAAATCATTAATACTTATTCACATGTTTTAAAGACTGCCACAACTACCCGTTTCTTAGGTTATTTAAATAATAACCTCATTATGGGCAATGGATTGGCAGCTCCGGGTGTATGGCCTGGTAGTACTTATGCGCAGGTAAATCCCGGTACTGGCAACATATTGTTATTGCAAGACAGAAAAGTGGCAGCAGTAGGTACTACACCTGCATCTATTGCGCCTCCGATAGCAGGTGATACAGCGATTCTAAAATCTGTAACCTTAGATGCGAAGAAGTACTATTCGATATTTATGGCAGGAGATAGTATTGCCAGAGATTTAGTCGTAGTGGAAGACAAGCTTGAAGCATTGGATACAGTTACTTATGCCCTGAGATTTACTAATTTAGTGGTGGCATCACCAGCCCAACCAGTAAGATTATTTTCGAGAAGAGAAGGAAAAGATATCTTTACCAATATTGACTATAAACAGGTGACAAATTTTGTAAAACTAAAGTATGATACCACCGTAGATACTTTGGATGTATTTTCTGGTACTACAAGGTTATATAGTATTAATGGCTCTCCAAAAGGTAGAGGTAAAATGTACACTGTTTATACACAAGGGAAGACGGGAGTTAGGACACCTACCGTGAATTGGTATACAAATAAGTAG
- a CDS encoding fibronectin type III domain-containing protein, producing the protein MKNLIHPILLFILLLGFLPGYTSVRLDAEKESVDNMCITPGTPLNPTGNAFSPNQAILDWSPGSPAGSPEITYFWVIGTTPDVTYGNGIAYGTTTDTWLGVISLYPGTTYYLRVYAHTSCNGSSSSYATSAAFTTPGGPSCVTPGTPVGVTATATGPTSASLDWFAGSPAGSSTVTYYWVVGTSPSVAWGSGTAQGSTTSTWVGVNSLLPGTTYYLRVYAHTSCNGSSSSYATSAPFTTPGGPSCVTPGTPVGVTATATGPTSASLDWFAGSPAGSSTVTYYWVVGTSPSVAWGSGTAQGSTTSTWVGVNSLLPGTTYYLRVYAHTSCNGSSSSYATSAAFTTPGGPSCVTPGTPVGVTATATGPTSASLDWFAGSPAGSSTVTYYWVVGTSPSVAWGSGTAQGSTTSTWVGVNSLLPGTTYYLRVYAHTSCNGSSSSYATSAAFTTPGGPSCVTPGTPVGVTATATGPTSASLDWFAGSPAGSSTVTYYWVVGTSPSVAWGSGTAQGSTTSTWVGVNSLLPGTTYYLRVYAHTSCNGSSSSYATSASFTTPGGPSCVTPGTPVGVTATATGQTSASLDWFAGSPAGSPNVTYYWVVGTSASVTYNSSGAVAQGNTSSTWVGVNSLLPGTTYYQRVYAHTSCNGSSSSYATSAAFTTPGGPSCVTPGTPVGVSATVTGSTSANLNWSGGSPAGSPTVTYYWVIGTSSSVTYGNGMTQGYTALTSFSLNNLQSGTTYYLRVYARTDCNGSVSSYATSAAFTTSGGCVAPSLQASNISFSNVSPQQFRIQWTNGNGTRRIVKINTLNGFTLPNNGSDPTPNSHYSGSGEQIVYNGTGNNVTVTGLPLNSTIWVRIFEANCSGVNSVYNIINSTNNPSSQRTITVLPAMSSFVGSEAGLNSNNEEIQIPFYTIRDFDESIPLMHLLSDGSTSTRFTLTASNARSFGFRVVDSIGRVVTDSNRTLDLARFGKLDTAFAVAHDKLVAKFTHPTIPHTSFSQNLKLQILYEGGLLGLDIPISFLRPAAPLAAELVDFSGKYLASQHVNQLQWTTLSEYNNDYFEIQRSIGNGDFEAIGKVSGINRPNLYSYTDHDIAPTGVHIYRLRQVDYDGTETLSDQIAIKVTGDTDVKTRISPNPATNLVHLQIEGNTEDNVRVKLFNMSGQRVISDMSEKMTGDVQIFELNTSSLQKGMYNLVIQIKDRIFHHKLLIVD; encoded by the coding sequence ATGAAAAACTTAATACACCCGATTTTACTTTTTATTCTTTTATTAGGATTTTTACCAGGATATACAAGTGTTCGCCTTGATGCTGAAAAGGAATCAGTAGACAATATGTGTATAACTCCGGGAACTCCATTAAATCCGACAGGAAATGCGTTTTCTCCCAATCAAGCAATTCTTGACTGGTCACCAGGCTCACCAGCCGGTTCACCTGAAATCACATATTTCTGGGTGATAGGTACTACTCCTGATGTAACCTATGGGAATGGAATCGCTTATGGTACAACTACAGATACATGGTTAGGAGTGATTTCATTGTATCCGGGCACAACCTATTATCTAAGAGTGTATGCACATACCAGCTGTAATGGCTCATCTTCTTCCTATGCCACATCGGCAGCATTTACGACACCTGGTGGTCCATCGTGTGTCACACCTGGTACACCTGTGGGTGTGACTGCGACAGCTACCGGACCGACCTCTGCGAGTTTGGATTGGTTTGCGGGCTCACCAGCGGGATCATCTACTGTGACCTATTATTGGGTGGTGGGCACCTCGCCATCAGTTGCCTGGGGTAGTGGTACAGCTCAGGGATCTACGACATCGACGTGGGTAGGAGTAAATTCCTTACTACCGGGTACGACCTATTATCTGAGAGTATATGCCCATACGAGCTGTAATGGCTCATCTTCCTCGTATGCTACATCGGCACCATTTACGACACCGGGTGGACCATCGTGTGTCACACCGGGTACACCTGTGGGTGTGACTGCGACAGCTACCGGACCGACCTCTGCGAGTCTGGATTGGTTCGCTGGCTCACCAGCAGGATCATCTACTGTGACCTATTATTGGGTGGTGGGCACCTCGCCATCAGTTGCCTGGGGTAGTGGTACAGCTCAGGGATCTACGACATCGACGTGGGTAGGAGTGAATTCCTTACTACCGGGCACGACCTATTATCTGAGAGTGTATGCCCATACGAGCTGTAATGGCTCATCTTCTTCCTATGCCACATCGGCAGCATTTACGACGCCTGGTGGTCCATCGTGTGTCACACCGGGTACACCTGTGGGTGTGACTGCGACAGCTACCGGACCGACATCTGCGAGTCTGGATTGGTTTGCGGGCTCACCAGCGGGATCATCTACTGTGACCTATTACTGGGTGGTGGGCACCTCGCCATCAGTTGCCTGGGGTAGTGGTACAGCTCAGGGATCTACGACATCGACGTGGGTAGGAGTGAATTCCTTACTGCCGGGCACGACCTATTATCTAAGAGTATATGCCCATACGAGCTGTAATGGCTCATCTTCTTCCTATGCCACATCGGCAGCATTTACGACACCTGGTGGTCCATCGTGTGTCACACCTGGTACACCTGTGGGTGTGACTGCGACAGCTACCGGACCGACCTCTGCGAGTTTGGATTGGTTTGCGGGCTCACCAGCGGGATCATCTACTGTGACCTATTACTGGGTGGTGGGCACCTCGCCATCAGTTGCCTGGGGTAGTGGTACAGCTCAGGGATCTACGACATCGACGTGGGTAGGAGTGAATTCCTTACTGCCAGGCACGACCTATTATCTGAGAGTGTATGCCCATACGAGCTGTAATGGCTCATCTTCTTCCTATGCCACATCGGCATCATTTACGACGCCTGGTGGTCCATCGTGTGTCACACCGGGTACACCTGTGGGTGTGACTGCGACAGCTACCGGACAGACCTCTGCGAGTCTGGATTGGTTTGCGGGCTCACCAGCGGGATCTCCAAATGTCACTTATTATTGGGTGGTGGGCACGAGTGCTTCGGTCACTTACAACAGTAGTGGAGCAGTTGCACAAGGAAATACATCTTCCACCTGGGTTGGGGTCAACAGTCTCCTTCCTGGTACAACTTACTATCAGAGAGTGTATGCCCATACGAGCTGTAATGGCTCATCTTCTTCCTATGCCACATCGGCAGCATTTACGACGCCTGGTGGTCCATCGTGTGTCACACCGGGTACACCTGTGGGTGTGAGTGCGACAGTCACTGGTTCTACATCGGCAAATCTAAACTGGTCTGGCGGTTCTCCTGCCGGATCACCTACTGTTACTTACTATTGGGTGATTGGAACTTCATCTTCAGTAACTTATGGAAATGGTATGACACAAGGATATACTGCACTAACTTCATTTAGTTTAAATAATCTTCAGTCCGGCACTACCTATTATCTTAGAGTTTATGCCAGAACGGACTGTAATGGTTCAGTTTCCTCCTATGCTACATCAGCAGCATTTACAACTTCGGGTGGTTGTGTAGCTCCTTCTTTACAGGCCAGCAATATTTCATTTTCAAATGTAAGTCCACAGCAATTTAGAATTCAATGGACAAATGGAAACGGAACACGAAGAATAGTCAAGATCAATACATTAAATGGTTTTACCCTTCCTAATAACGGTTCAGACCCGACTCCCAATAGCCATTATTCCGGTTCAGGCGAACAAATAGTATATAATGGCACCGGCAATAATGTCACTGTGACCGGACTTCCTTTAAATTCGACCATTTGGGTTAGAATATTTGAAGCAAATTGTAGTGGAGTGAACTCTGTTTATAATATCATTAACTCTACAAATAATCCTTCAAGTCAAAGAACAATTACGGTGTTGCCTGCTATGAGCTCTTTTGTGGGATCTGAGGCCGGTTTGAATTCCAATAATGAAGAGATTCAAATACCATTCTATACTATAAGGGACTTTGATGAATCTATACCATTGATGCACTTGCTATCTGATGGTTCCACTTCAACTAGATTTACATTGACTGCTTCCAATGCCCGAAGTTTTGGATTCAGAGTGGTAGACAGCATCGGTAGGGTAGTTACGGATAGCAATAGGACACTTGATTTGGCGAGATTCGGAAAATTAGATACGGCTTTTGCCGTGGCGCACGATAAATTGGTAGCCAAATTTACTCATCCCACCATACCTCATACGTCCTTCAGCCAAAATCTTAAATTACAAATCCTATATGAGGGAGGTCTGCTTGGCTTAGACATACCTATAAGTTTTCTGAGACCTGCTGCCCCGCTTGCTGCTGAATTGGTGGATTTTTCAGGAAAGTATCTTGCAAGCCAGCATGTAAATCAGTTACAATGGACCACACTCAGTGAATATAACAATGATTATTTTGAGATTCAGAGAAGCATTGGCAATGGCGATTTTGAAGCCATAGGAAAAGTATCGGGAATCAATAGACCCAATCTCTACTCCTACACAGACCATGACATTGCCCCTACAGGGGTACACATTTACAGGCTCAGACAAGTGGACTATGACGGGACGGAGACATTGAGTGATCAGATAGCTATCAAAGTTACAGGTGACACCGATGTCAAGACTCGTATATCACCCAATCCGGCCACCAACTTAGTACATCTGCAAATCGAAGGCAACACTGAAGATAATGTAAGAGTGAAATTATTTAATATGTCTGGACAAAGGGTCATTTCAGATATGAGTGAAAAAATGACTGGCGATGTTCAGATCTTTGAATTGAATACTTCGTCATTGCAAAAAGGGATGTACAACCTTGTCATACAGATCAAAGATCGCATTTTCCATCATAAACTTTTGATAGTAGATTGA